The nucleotide window ATTTCGATATGCTCTGGAGGACTGGTTATATCATCAATTTCTGTAGATTGGGGAACATCGTAAAACCAACTGGCAGGAAAAGGGCTGGAAACTGCAAATCGTAAAATGAATTCTTTACTCTGCTGTAGCCAATTTTGTGTCGCCATTAAGTTATTGCCCCATTTTCGTTTTTTAAAAAGAATGTGATATTTTCGACACAGGCTACAGAACATTAGTTCACTTTGTAACCTTTATATTATTAATGTAGCTTGAAATTGTTAGATTTTTATTATTAGCAATTAACTTTAACGTCGCTTCATATCCGCTAAGAAGTCAACAGGGCCTGCTAATGGAAATCTTTATCGCGGTATTTTTCTTTGCTTTCTCAACCACCATAACGCCGGGTCCTAATAACATTATGATCATGTCGTCGGGGGTAAACTACGGAGTTAAAGCCAGCCTGCCGCACTTCCTGGGCATTTGTTTTGGTTTTCCGGCGATGGTGCTGGTGGTTGGTATGGGCTTCGGTTCAGTATTAGAACAGTTTCCACTGCTACACCAGCTGATAAAAGTTGCCGGTACACTTTATTTGCTATGGCTGGCCTGGGTTATTGGCTCACAAACACCAAAAACAATTGAAAAAGGCGACCGCAAACCCCTCACTTTCTGGCAGGCTGTGTTGTTTCAATGGGTTAACGGTAAAGCTTGGGTTATGGCGACTGGTGCAGTTGCGGCGTTTACTACCGTAACTGGAACGCTTTGGTCCGAGGTAATAGAGATAACAGCCGCCTTTTTAACTGTAGCCTTCCCTTGTGTAGGAATTTGGCTCATTGCAGGCGCCGGACTGCGTCAATTGCTGACCAACCACACCGCACAAAGAATTTTTAATATTTCCATGGCCTTACTACTGGTCTTTTCTGTGCTTCCTGTCGTAGAGGATATATTGCAATTTTATTTTGTTTAAACCCTTATTGATTTAACATAAAAATAACAATATAAACTAAACTCGTTAATGGTTACTTAAAAGTTAAAACAGCACAGGGGTGAGCTATGGATTTAAAATCTGAGCAAATATCTTTTGATCAGCTTATCTCTGAACTGTCGACCCGTCTTATTAACAGTGAGCCTGCCGAAACTTACGAATGCATAGAAGAAGTTATTGCTGCCATAGGTAACTATACCGAAGCGGATCGCTGTTACGTATTTGAGTTTGATGACCATATCGAGAATATGAGCAACACTCACGAATGGATCCGGGACGGCAATAAAGCACATATCACCGAGTTACAGTCTGTAGCTTTACAAGACTTACCCTGGTTTTTTAAAGAAATTAAAGCACACCACAAATTTATTGCTAACGATGTTGAACAGTTACCCGCGGAAGCTGCCGCTGAAAAAGCCGAATTTGACCGCGAAAAAATTCAATCCGTCATCTGTGTTGGTTTGGTAGCTAATCAGAATCTGCTAGGGTTTGTCGGTTGTGACATGGTGCGGCATAAACGTCACTGGGAGGCTGTTGACATACGACGCCTTGGTCTGGTCGCGGACATGATAGCAAATACCCTTGAGCGGCAACGCACCTACGCTGAACTCATTCATACCCAACGCCAACTAGAAAAGGCCAACCGACTTTTGCAGGCACAAGTTGCGCAAGACGGCTTAACCGGCATAGCTAACCGCCGCGCTTTTGATGAGCGTATTCATAACGAGATACAACGAGCATCGCGTCATAAAACACCATTAGCTTTGCTTATTATTGATATTGACCAGTTCAAACCATATAACGACCACTATGGGCATTTGCAGGGTGACCAGGCTCTGAAGTCTGTTGCTGACGCCATGTTTGATCAGTTACAGCGGAATACCGATTTTCTGGCACGTTATGGTGGCGAGGAGTTCGTTGCGGTTATTTCGGCTACCGATGAAGAAAAAACGAAAGAAAGTATGAACCAGCTGTTAGAAGCTGTACGGAAGTTGAAGATAAAACATAAGCCCTCGGAAGTTGAAGATTATCTAACCATAAGCATTGGGGGCTACATTCTTAAGCCCGGGGCCGATGAAAGCACCGAGGACTTAATTGCCTGCATGATATCTAAAGCAGACTCAGCGCTGTATCGCGCTAAGTCTGATGGTCGCAACCGGGGTTACTTAGACACTTAGTTCCAGCCGGACAGCTGTTTCTGAAGCTCTTTATCGTCAACCTTTTTCAGGTTGGCAATAACCTGCTGAGACTGCTCGTCATTGCCTTTCAGGGCAAGCAGTTGAGCTAACCGAAAGTTTGCCCAGTGGGCTTTTGGCGCGCTGTCCGGTAATTCAGCGTCCAAATATTGTTGCAGTGCCTCAATACCTTTATCCAGGTGTTCTTCCGCCAAAACAGAGGTTTTACCGAATTGGTATAAAGCCATTACAGGAGCTTCACCTTTTCGCGATTCACCCTCAGCCGCTTGTTCAAAAAAAGAGAACGCTTTTTCATAGTTCCCGTCTTTTTGTTCCTGAAAGCCAAGATAAACCAGAACGTCGGCGTTATTCGGATGCTCAGCTAAAATTTCATTCACTAGCGTCCGCGCCTGCTCGCCTTTTTCATGATGTTGCAGGTACTTAACTCGGGCAAATGCCCCTTCCACCGCATCGATTTCTCTCATCGCCTCAATTTGCGCTAATGCTTTTTCGTCATCACCACCGGCTATTGAAGGTGCCATCATATAAAACTGCAGTAACGCCGTGCGATATTCCAGCGAACCAGGCTCAAGCTCTACGGCTTTTTCGAAAGAGTCGACAGACTTTCCGGCATAACTGAGCGCACTGAAAAAAGAGTCCTGCGCCTGCTGGGCCATAACAACACCTCGTATATGCCAGGCTTCAGCATTCTCGGGCTCATTCTCCTTAGTTAGGCTTTTTTCTGTTCTTCTACCCATTGCTCAACACGACGCTCCAGAATGTGCAATGGCAGTGCGCCACCACCAAGAACGGTGTCATGGAAACCACGGATATCGAACTTGTCACCCAGAGCTTCTTTGGCTTCTTCGCGCAGTTCCAGAATTCGGATCATGCCAATTTTATAAGCGGTTGCCTGACCCGGCATAACCAGATAACGACGAACTTCTGAACGCACAGCCCCTTCAGCAATTGGGGTGTGCTCCTGGAAGTACTTAACCGCTTCTTCTTCAGTCCAGCCTTTAGCATGCATGCCGGTATCCACAACTAAGCGCACGGCACGCCAAATTTCCGTGGTTAAGCGGCCAAAGTCAGAGTAAGGGTCTTCATAGGCACCCATTTCCTTGGCTAACTGCTCTGAATATAAACCCCAGCCTTCGCTATAAACCGTAAAGCCAGCCTGAGTACGAAACTCCGGTACGGACTCCAGTTCCTGCGCAATGGAAATTTGCATGTGGTGACCCGGATTACCTTCATGATAAGCAATAGCTTCCATCTCATTTTTCGGCATCGAGCTCATATCGGACAAATGCGCATAGTAAATACCCGGACGATCACCATCAGGCGAACCGGGGTAATAGTGCTGGGCGGCGCCGTCTTGTTCGCGGAAGGGTTCAACGCGTTTTACTACCAAATCGGCTTGCGGCAAAATACCGAAATATTCCGGCAGCTTCTCATTAATGTAAGCCAGATATTCACGCGAATCTTCCAGATACATCTCTGCGCCTTCGTCGTTGTTCGGGTAGAAGAAGCGCTCATCAGTACGTATATAATCGAAAAAGTCCTGCAAATCGCCGTCAAATTCGACTTTCTCTTTAATAGCTATCATTTCATTAGTCAGACGCTCGACTTCACTCAGGCCAATCTCATGAATTTCATCGGCCGTTAAGTCGGTGGTCGTATAGTTGGCTAAACGGGCATTATAGTAAGCTTCGCCGTTTTCCAGACGATGCACGCCGGTTGCGATTTCGTCGGTGTTTTCAATGTCACTTTCCAAAAAGCTAATAAGCGCTTCGTAACTTGGCTGGAAACGTTCTAGTAGCACTTTACGCACTTCTTTTTCGTATTTGTCGGCCTGCTCAGCGGAGATCGCATCACTTTCCTGAAGAGAGCTAAGTTTGTTCTTAGCATCTTCGAGTAAACTTGAGTCGCTTTCTTCGTCAAACGGCGCGCCGGAGATCAGCCCTTTGGCTTCTTTAATAATTTGCTCGTACGCAAAACGCGGCGCTCGAACACCATTCTCTACTTGCTGTTCAGCACGCTGCAATAATTGCTCAATAGCCGTTGCCCCGCCTTCCAGACGGGAAATATAAGCTTCCATGTCTTCGGCATCATCAACCCGGTGAAAGTTAATTAAAAACTGCGGCAGGAAGGTGTGCGCACCACGCATTTGGTCAAATACGTAGTCCATGCCGCGGAATTCAGCATTACGCTTGGCTTGTTCGTATTGATAAACCCAAACGTCGTAAGACGTCTGAGCTTCAAGGTTTAGCTTGTTGTAGTCAAAGTTCGCTTTCAGCTCTTCAACGGTTGCTTCCAGCCAATCTAACTGCTTTTTCTCTGCGGCTATGGTCATATCATCAATGTCGCCGTAGCGATCTTTACGGCCCAGGAAAGTCATTTGAATGGGGCTTTGCTGAAGTTGTTCTTCGTATTTTTCCTCAAACCACTGATTCAGACGTTCGGTTTCAGATTGCGAGCTTTGCTCAGTCTGTTTAGGTTGCTCAGCAGCCGTTTGAGAATTTTGGCCAGAATTGTTCTCTTGCGGTTGCCCACAAGCCGTTAATAAGCCCAAAACAGCCAGGGCGACAATGGAATAACGCATAGCAGTGTCCTTTATTCTTCTTTTGATACAGGAAGAAAAACTATAGCGTGCTTGTTACACTAATGGAAATGCTTAAATTATAACCGAAGAGTTTATGGCGAAACCGAACAAGAAAGGGCCGGTTCGCACCGTGCAGATTTCTTGTCTGCAGTGCAAAACACCCATATTTAAATATCGCAAAGGTGGCAAAGGCGCTTTGGTAAAATGCTTTATTGAGCGGATTGTTGAAGACCACACGACCACACCATGTCACTGCCCGGGATGTGGGCAGGAGTTTGCGCGCGAAACCATGATACGCGGCACCCCTGCTTACAAAATTATTGGCGGTAAAGTCCATTCAAAATAGGTGCAGCATGTCAGTCTCAATTAGTGAAAAAACCAAACAGGCATACCAACACGCCGTTGAACAGGCCAGCGCGTCGCTTTTGCGGCAACCGCAGAACTCAATGGCAGACGAACTGAGGCTGCTTGCGGAACAACTGCAACCGAATGAGAAAAGAGACGTTTATGGCAGCGGCTCGCTTATTAATGACTTTGAAGATGAAGTAGCAGAGTTATTAGGCAAACCCGCAGCGTTGTTTTTGCCAACCGGTACTCTGGCGCAGCCTTTGGCCTTGCGCGTGCATGCCGATGAGCGCCAGCGCAACGGCGTGGCTCTGCACCCAACCTCGCATTTAATGCTGCACGAAAAAATGGGCTTTGAAGCTTTATGGAAGCTCAACGGCACTACCACGGGTTTTGCCGATAAACCCATAACGCTTAACGACCTCAAGTCGGTGCAAACGGATGATTTAGCGAGCGTACTACTGGAATTGCCCATGCGCGAAATTGGCGGACAACTGCCCAATTGGGACGACTTAGTCATGCAGTCAGAGTGGGCCAGACAACACAATATTGCGATCCATCTGGACGGGGCGCGCCTATGGCAGGTGCCGAGAGCTTATGACTGTTCACTACCTGAGGTCTGTGAGTTATTTGACTCGGTTTATGTCAGCTTTTATAAAGATTTAGGCGGCATTTCAGGAGCCATTCTGGCAGGCTCAGAGAGCTTTATTGAGCAAGCGAAAATATGGGCTCGCCGTGCTGGCGGCAATATTATTACTCAATACCCCCAGGTGCTGTCTGCCCGCTACGGCCTAAAAGAAAACCTGCCAATTATGCCGGAAGCCGTAAATTACGCCCGCGCACTTGGAGAAGCGCTGAACACGCTAGATGGCGTACGGGTTAACCCAGAAATGCCGCAAGTAGCCATGTTTCATCTGCATTTTGCTTTAAAAGCCAATGAGCTCAGTGAAAAAATAACGGATTACGCCAGCAATACCGGAGTCGTATTATTACCCCTGCCAAGAGCTGAAATAAGCGATGAAGCCATTTGCGAGATTTCAATTGGCAGAAACGCCATGTCGCAACCACAAAGCTTTTGGCTGCGACACTTTAAGGCGTTTTTGAAAACATTCTAGGTTTAATGGTGTTTTTTGTGGTCGCCCATCTGGTGTTTGCGGTCCCCTTCATGGTGTTTGCGATGCCCACCCAAGATATGGTTCAGCGTGTCTAAGTAGCTCTTACCAAAGCCTTTAACGCGCTGTTTATTCATTTGCTCAGAGCCCAGATGAACTTCTTCCAGCGAGTTTGCTGCAACATTCAGCTCTTTACTTAAACGCGCTAGCGCCACTTCCAGTGTGTACGTCAGTTCATGAACTTTGGCCATGTCCTGAGAGGTTAAATCGCCATTCACGATTTCCTCTAGCTTCGCGTTATACTCGTTCAGGTTCATAATAGCCTGCTCCAGATTCTCGGCTGGCTCTGGTTTAAAATGTTGGTATTGCTGATCATCGTCGTCGGCCATTGCCGCTACGTTAAAAAGTAGTGCGGCGCCTGCGGCCATCATGGAAAAAAGCTTCATAAAAACCTCATTTGTTGTTAATAGTTATCATTATTGTCCATATGTCGGTTTTTTACAAGATGAACGGCGGTGAACCTGATACCCTTTAGCTTGATGTATCTCAAGGAGTGAAAAGCAATGTTTTCCTGGTTTGAGCGCCGATTAAACCCTTTTCCTACGGAGGAACCCACTCAGGCTCCTACCGGATTTTTTGCATTCTGCTGGCATTTCACTAAAGGGGCGACCCCTTTTATTGCACTAACCGCGCTACTTATGGCCGCTATTGCCATTGCCGAAGTCTGGTTATTTGGCTTTTTTGGGCAAATTGTTGACTGGCTGGCAGCGCAGGACAAAGAAACCTTATTAAACGATCAGTTTTGGCCATTGCTTGGAATGAGCATTCTGGTGTTAGTCGGTTTGCCCTTGCTGGTCTGGTTTCACTCCCTGCTGACTCACCAGACATTGCTGGGTAACTTCCCCATGCGCATTCGTTGGCTGGGTCACCGTTATTTGATGAAACAGTCCATGAGTTACTATCAGGACGAGTTTGCCGGCCGGGTCGCCACCAAATTAATGCAGACTTCACTCGCACTGCGGCAGTGCATCATGACCTTTATTGAGGTTGTGAACTACGTCGCTGTCTACTTCCTTGGTATGTTTGTCATTATTGGTAGTGCCGACTGGCGTATGATGCTGCCACTGGCTTGCTGGCTCATTCTGTACGCTCTGTTGTTACGCTACTTTGTGCCTAAACTGGGTAAAATATCAGCCGAACAGGCTGACGCCCGCTCTAATATGACCGGGCGCATTGTCGACTCCTATACCAACATTCAAACCGTTAAGTTGTTCTCACACTCGCTGCGCGAGGCCGAGTTTGCGCACGAGGGCATGGACACTTTTCTGGGAACAGTGCATAAGCAAATGCGCCTGGTTACGCAGCTTTACGGCTTTCTCTACTTTATAAACTGCGCATTGTTGTTCAGCTCTGCCGCTACCGCCATTGTGTTGTGGATGGATAATGCTGTGACCTTAGGTGCTGTTGCAGTGGTTATCGGTCTGGTTCTGCGCTTATTTGGTATGTCACAAATGGTCATGTGGCAAATGTCGACGCTGTTTGAAAGCATTGGTACCGTTCAGGACGGTATTGGCTCAATTGCTGTACCACAGCGCATTATCGATGAGCCCAATGCGCCCGCTTTAAACGTGACTTCCGGCGACATTAATTTTGATCATGTTCGCTTCCATTATGGCAAAGGTCATGGCGTTATGGATGACTTTAATTTGCACATTAAGCCGGGCGAAAAAGTCGGTATTGTCGGACGCTCCGGAGCGGGAAAGTCCACGCTGGTGAATTTGTTGTTACGCTTCTACGACGTTGAGGGCGGCGAAGTTCGTATTGATGATAAACCCATTCATAAAGTGCAGCAGGACAGTTTGCGCGCCAGCATTGGCATGGTGACTCAGGACACTTCTTTGCTGCACCGCTCAGTACGCGACAATATTTTGTACGGACGCCCCGACGCCAGTGAAGAGGACTTAATGAAGGCAATACGGCAGGCGCATTGCGAGGAGTTCATTGCGGACTTAAGTGACAGCAAAGGTCGTACCGGTCTGGATGCGCATGTCGGCGAACGCGGCGTAAAACTTTCAGGTGGTCAGCGCCAGCGAATTGCTATTGCCCGTGTCATGTTAAAAGATGCGCCCATTCTGATTCTGGACGAAGCAACCTCAGCGCTGGATTCCGAAGTAGAAAACGCCATTCAGGAAAACCTGTATAAACTCATGCAGGGTAAAACAGTTATCGCTATTGCCCACCGCTTATCCACTATTGCTGCTATGGACAAACTAGTGGTAATGGATCAGGGTCAGATTATAGAGCAGGGCAGCCACGAACAGCTGCTTGCTCAGGATGGACTCTACGCCAAATTATGGCGCCACCAGTCCGGTGGCTTCCTGGCCGAGGAAACTTAATCGTCGTCGTCTTCAAAGGCGGCAACCAGCGAGCGGAACTCAGTCACGCGCCTGGAGACACTCTGAACATCTTCTGCGTTAGCAATAGCGACTTCGTGAGTCTCTTTTGAGGTATCGTTAACCTGGTTTATGCCATTACGAACTTCACCGACGGCCTGACTGTGCTCTTCTGCAGCTGTTGCAATTTGAGTCATGCGGTCACTGATATCAGTGATCGCATCTTGAATTGAAACCATTTCATTCTTCGACTGCTGACCAAGTTCACCGCATTCTTCCGCCAGTTCCCGTTGCTCGGCCATCTGTCGATCCCATTTTTCAATCGCCCCAGCCATTCCGGTAATGGTTTCATCAATTTCGTCAACAGCTTGCTGAGTACGCTTCGATAAATTCCTTACTTCATCTGCAACAACAGAGAATCCGCGACCTGACTCTCCCGCCCGGGCAGCCTCAATCGCAGCATTTAGTGCCAGCAAGTTGGTTTGCTCTGCAATTGAATCAATTTGCTGACTAACCGTACGAACCATTTCTGAGCGCTCAACAAGATCTTCAGTAGTATTAGCACTGGCTGAAACTTGTTGTACTAGATAACTCATCTTGTCCGAAGTATTTGAAATGAATTCTGCCGCATGATTCACCGTATTTCGGGCATCTTCTGCGGAGCTGGACGATTCACTGGCATTAGTGGCGATATCAGCCACCGTCATTGACATTTCTTCCATGGCAGTCGCAACTTGCTCTATAGCGGCAACCGCTTGTTGCGACATATCCAGAGTATGCTCAGAACGTTGTCTTGTGCTGCTTAACGTTTCGGCCAGCGCTTCTGTACCATTATCTAACCGCGATATCACAGCAGTCATTGCACTGTCTTTTAACATTAACTCATACAGCAATGCGCCCAGAGTTGAGCTATCCGCGTATATGCGCTGTTGGATTGGAGCATATTCACCCTCCAGAGAATTCAACTGCTCCGCATATTTACGTCCGGGGCTCAGCAAATAATAGGTTATTAAAAAGGCGAGCCCTGTAGGTATTACCGCCCACCAGTTAATCATTGCTGAAGCAAGAATTAAGATTAAACCTGCTATAGCTCCAAGCACAGTCTGCATGGATACCCGGCGGTTTAAACTGCCAGACTGGTACATTTTCTCCGCTTTGGAGGCAAGCTCATGTGGCGCATAAGTCATTAACCATTGAGCTCCGGTTACTTTTCCTCTGCGGTAAGTTCCCCGGACAAAAACTTCAAACCAGGCTATTCTGCCTTCGGCTACTCTTATAGGTAAGACACCACGCCACGGGCTCTCATTACGCACCGCATTGTCTATTTCATCCAGCACGGCTTTAGGAACCTCACCAACAATATTGGTGCGAGTGCGATGTTTGAGTTCATCATTGGTTTCTTTTAAAAGGGATTGAAAAGCAGGTTTGGCGTCCCGAATGCGGGTATCGTTACCGAAGGTAACAACAAATATTGTGTCATTATTTATTGCTTGAAATTTAGCCCGATCGTTTGTCTGCACCATATTCTTCTACCCCAAAATATTTGAGATGCGAACAATACAGGAAGCCGGTTATAACTCAATGCAGCTGGATAAAAAACAAACAAAAAACAACATACTATGCAGATAATCGCGGGTAATTATGAGTCAACAATACAAGTAACTAACAACTCAACGGTTTAGCTGGTACGCTTCGTCCGATTCAACCTTGGCGAAGCGTACGTCCAGTTCCATTAACCGTTTTTTGCCCCGGGCGGTCATGTCGGTAATAAACTGAAACTGTTGCCTGGGGTCAATTGGGTAGGCTTTTAAGCGATACTTTGTGCCCCAGGGTTGTTCTGCGGCGGTAACCGCTATTGGCTTACCGAGTTGCAGATAAGGGCTGGTCAGTGCCACTTCTTCCAGCGCGTCACGAATTTGATAGGCGTCGGCTTCCGGCTGCGCATAAAACTCAGCAATACACATTAAGCTGGGCCCGCCATTATTGGCATTATGAATTAAGTTATCCCAGAGCTTCAAATGTGGCACCCAAATAACGGTGTCATCATTAGTAACCAGTTCAACTGTTCGCATGCCAATATGGGTGACTTCGCCATAGCTGCCATCCACTTCTATCCAGTCGCCCGGACGGTAGGGCATTTCATGAATAGCTACCACGCCGGCTATTAAGCTGCTGACATAATCTTTTAACGCAAAACCTATTGCCAGACCCGCGGCACCTAGTGTCGCCACCATATTTTGTATAGTCGGCTCTATAACTCGGGGCATGATCATGACCAGTGCAATGACCAGAACCACTATACGGACCATTGGCACCATAGCCAAAATGTATAACCGCCTTTTGCCATGCAAATGTGCTGCAACCCAGGGCAAAACTCGTTGGGTGAACCATACAGCAGCTAGTGCCACGGCAAAAATCACAGCAATTTCAAAAATGGCAAAGCCGTCCAGTGTCTTAAATAGCCCGGCGACGTCTTTTAATGAATCGGTTTCCATTCCTTACCTCCTAAGCTCGCACCGTTAGAACCGGTCTAACCAAAAACCACGGGACATAAGTAACTCCCGGACAACCGGGTAGCCTCGCGGGGTGACGTACCAAAGCTCTTGCTCAAGCTCAATCAGGGCACGTTGTTTGAGCACCTGTAACTGAATTTCAAGCTGGCTAGCGGAAACTATCGGCAATACCTGCACTAACTGCGTTTTATTCATGCCCCGGTGAAGCAGCAGAGCATAACAAACAAAAGCCGTTGCATCGTTTATCTCTGAGGGTAGCGCCGGTGTTTCAAAGGCCTTTTCACTACCACGTTGATAACGGTCGGAATAGGCCGCAGCGACACCGGCATTACCCCGGCTTAATGCGGCTAAAGCCCGTAAACGACCATCTCCGCGAGCCAGTCCCAGCTGCTCAAGGGCATTTTGATCCAGCCCCTGCAATGTCCATAACTGATTTACCGGCACCGGCCAGACTTTTTCCAGAAAAGCCCAGGCCCAGCTGTCACAAACAATAACGCCTTTACCCGCTTCACCGGACAGTACCTGAGAGAAGAATTCCCGCACCCAGCGCAAACCGTTCGTCTGGCGCAGGAAACTGTGTGCTAACTGAGGCATTATCCAGGGTTTATTATCATCGGACTGAGGCTGAAACTCCGGCATAGGAGAATCGTCAGGGTTGCAAAGTGACTCTCTGTCGGGCAGGCTCACTTCCCGCAGACTATGCTTCTCAGACCACTTTTGCACCGCTTCCTCAACACCAGAGTGGGGTGGCGCAATAATCCAGCGTAAGCTGCTATCGTCATTGTCATTTAACCAGTCAGAAAAGCAATCATTCAGAGCCTCTGCAGCGGTATCAAAACTCAGTTCCAGTACTTGCGATTGCTCTTCCTCACCTTCCTGTTCTTGTTCTGGTGTTATCCAGCGAACAAATTTTTCCCACCACTTTTTTATTTTTATGGTAGTGGGTACGGCCGGTTTTTCATAGTCATCAACTGTTACCCATTGCCACGTTTTTTCTGGCTCTTCGGCCATCCTGAGAGTCCTTTTCACAAATAAATAAAGTATTGCTTAGCTCCGATAATAGAGTGCCTTGAAGCAGAGTCCAATGAAAAATTTTGCAACCCGACTCTTGAAACCAAATTGAGCAGTACACATATAGACGTTAAGGCCGGTGTCTCTGAGAGAGCCGCCTTAACCGACACATGGTGTGTCACTTAATTAAACATTTTAAAGTTATTGCTTCAAAGGAGAATGACTATGGCAACTATCGACTTAAGCCCTCTATATCGTAGCAGTGTAGGTTTCGACCGTATGGCATCTTTGCTGGATTCGGCACTACGCTCAGATACTGGTGCAACCGGATATCCTCCCTACAACATTGAACTGGTAGCAGAAAACCAGTACGCCATTACGCTGGCAGTTGCAGGTTTTGAAGAGGATGATCTGGAAATTGAAGTAGAGAACGGCGTGCTTCGTGTGACCGGCAAAAAAGCCGAAGAAAACGAAAAACGCGAGTATCTGCACCGCGGCATTGCAAACCGTGCCTTCGAGCGTAAGTTCAGCCTGGCTGAACACATTGAAGTCACCGGCGCAGCCTTAAAGAACGGTCTGTTAACGGTCGGCTTGGTGAAGAATATTCCTGAAGCCATGAAGCCGAAACGTATCAACATTGGCAGCTCAACTAAAGACCTGCTGGAAAATCGTTCCAAAAGTAAGGAAAGTGCTGCTTAAACTTAAGCACTGGATGAGGGGCGGCAATTAGCCGCCCTGTTTTTCCTGACGTTGCCACTCTACTGGGTGCCCACAGACGAACCCCTGGATATAGTCTACGCCCAGCTGAGTGAGCTTAATACGCGCTTCGTCACTTTCCACGCCTACTGCACATACCTCAATATCAAGAACCTTAGCAATGCGCACACAGCTGGCGACCAGTTCCGCATCAACCGCATCTACCAGCATGTCCTGCACCCAAAATCTATTAACCTTAATTTGCGTTAACGGTAACTGCCTCATAAGCCGGAACGAATTGAAGCCGGTACCAAACTGATCTAAAGCAGTACCTAT belongs to Idiomarina sp. PL1-037 and includes:
- a CDS encoding DUF6746 family protein; this encodes MKLFSMMAAGAALLFNVAAMADDDDQQYQHFKPEPAENLEQAIMNLNEYNAKLEEIVNGDLTSQDMAKVHELTYTLEVALARLSKELNVAANSLEEVHLGSEQMNKQRVKGFGKSYLDTLNHILGGHRKHHEGDRKHQMGDHKKHH
- a CDS encoding threonine aldolase family protein produces the protein MSVSISEKTKQAYQHAVEQASASLLRQPQNSMADELRLLAEQLQPNEKRDVYGSGSLINDFEDEVAELLGKPAALFLPTGTLAQPLALRVHADERQRNGVALHPTSHLMLHEKMGFEALWKLNGTTTGFADKPITLNDLKSVQTDDLASVLLELPMREIGGQLPNWDDLVMQSEWARQHNIAIHLDGARLWQVPRAYDCSLPEVCELFDSVYVSFYKDLGGISGAILAGSESFIEQAKIWARRAGGNIITQYPQVLSARYGLKENLPIMPEAVNYARALGEALNTLDGVRVNPEMPQVAMFHLHFALKANELSEKITDYASNTGVVLLPLPRAEISDEAICEISIGRNAMSQPQSFWLRHFKAFLKTF
- a CDS encoding sensor domain-containing diguanylate cyclase, giving the protein MDLKSEQISFDQLISELSTRLINSEPAETYECIEEVIAAIGNYTEADRCYVFEFDDHIENMSNTHEWIRDGNKAHITELQSVALQDLPWFFKEIKAHHKFIANDVEQLPAEAAAEKAEFDREKIQSVICVGLVANQNLLGFVGCDMVRHKRHWEAVDIRRLGLVADMIANTLERQRTYAELIHTQRQLEKANRLLQAQVAQDGLTGIANRRAFDERIHNEIQRASRHKTPLALLIIDIDQFKPYNDHYGHLQGDQALKSVADAMFDQLQRNTDFLARYGGEEFVAVISATDEEKTKESMNQLLEAVRKLKIKHKPSEVEDYLTISIGGYILKPGADESTEDLIACMISKADSALYRAKSDGRNRGYLDT
- a CDS encoding ABC transporter ATP-binding protein, with product MFSWFERRLNPFPTEEPTQAPTGFFAFCWHFTKGATPFIALTALLMAAIAIAEVWLFGFFGQIVDWLAAQDKETLLNDQFWPLLGMSILVLVGLPLLVWFHSLLTHQTLLGNFPMRIRWLGHRYLMKQSMSYYQDEFAGRVATKLMQTSLALRQCIMTFIEVVNYVAVYFLGMFVIIGSADWRMMLPLACWLILYALLLRYFVPKLGKISAEQADARSNMTGRIVDSYTNIQTVKLFSHSLREAEFAHEGMDTFLGTVHKQMRLVTQLYGFLYFINCALLFSSAATAIVLWMDNAVTLGAVAVVIGLVLRLFGMSQMVMWQMSTLFESIGTVQDGIGSIAVPQRIIDEPNAPALNVTSGDINFDHVRFHYGKGHGVMDDFNLHIKPGEKVGIVGRSGAGKSTLVNLLLRFYDVEGGEVRIDDKPIHKVQQDSLRASIGMVTQDTSLLHRSVRDNILYGRPDASEEDLMKAIRQAHCEEFIADLSDSKGRTGLDAHVGERGVKLSGGQRQRIAIARVMLKDAPILILDEATSALDSEVENAIQENLYKLMQGKTVIAIAHRLSTIAAMDKLVVMDQGQIIEQGSHEQLLAQDGLYAKLWRHQSGGFLAEET
- a CDS encoding LysE family translocator, which encodes MEIFIAVFFFAFSTTITPGPNNIMIMSSGVNYGVKASLPHFLGICFGFPAMVLVVGMGFGSVLEQFPLLHQLIKVAGTLYLLWLAWVIGSQTPKTIEKGDRKPLTFWQAVLFQWVNGKAWVMATGAVAAFTTVTGTLWSEVIEITAAFLTVAFPCVGIWLIAGAGLRQLLTNHTAQRIFNISMALLLVFSVLPVVEDILQFYFV
- a CDS encoding DUF885 domain-containing protein; the protein is MRYSIVALAVLGLLTACGQPQENNSGQNSQTAAEQPKQTEQSSQSETERLNQWFEEKYEEQLQQSPIQMTFLGRKDRYGDIDDMTIAAEKKQLDWLEATVEELKANFDYNKLNLEAQTSYDVWVYQYEQAKRNAEFRGMDYVFDQMRGAHTFLPQFLINFHRVDDAEDMEAYISRLEGGATAIEQLLQRAEQQVENGVRAPRFAYEQIIKEAKGLISGAPFDEESDSSLLEDAKNKLSSLQESDAISAEQADKYEKEVRKVLLERFQPSYEALISFLESDIENTDEIATGVHRLENGEAYYNARLANYTTTDLTADEIHEIGLSEVERLTNEMIAIKEKVEFDGDLQDFFDYIRTDERFFYPNNDEGAEMYLEDSREYLAYINEKLPEYFGILPQADLVVKRVEPFREQDGAAQHYYPGSPDGDRPGIYYAHLSDMSSMPKNEMEAIAYHEGNPGHHMQISIAQELESVPEFRTQAGFTVYSEGWGLYSEQLAKEMGAYEDPYSDFGRLTTEIWRAVRLVVDTGMHAKGWTEEEAVKYFQEHTPIAEGAVRSEVRRYLVMPGQATAYKIGMIRILELREEAKEALGDKFDIRGFHDTVLGGGALPLHILERRVEQWVEEQKKA